A genomic window from Peromyscus maniculatus bairdii isolate BWxNUB_F1_BW_parent chromosome 1, HU_Pman_BW_mat_3.1, whole genome shotgun sequence includes:
- the Znf511 gene encoding zinc finger protein 511: protein MLLPPALYSRLAGTPGAAEPLPVERSPAAGAAPFRFTPRPVRFPRDHEFFEDGDVQRHLYLQDMLTQVSETPEKSMVPEFTCQVAGCCQVFAALEDYQHHYHMLHGNTCSLCSRAFPSGHLLDVHILEWHDSLFQILAQRQDMYQCLVEGCPQKFRTSQDRKDHMVRLHLYPADFRFDKPKTNRGPAVPAAPDPPARALKDDSDAMDICSEPAAPPPCRRTYSHRIPSTVCFGQGAARGFKSTKKRNKHH from the exons ATGTTGCTTCCCCCTGCGCTCTATTCCCGCCTGGCCGGGACGCCCGGGGCAGCCGAACCGCTGCCGGTGGAGCGGAGCCCTGCAGCTGGGGCGGCGCCCTTCCGGTTCACACCGCGCCCCGTACGCTTCCCGCGGGATCACGAGTTCTTTGAG GATGGGGATGTGCAACGGCACCTCTACCTGCAGGACATGCTCACGCAAGTGTCCGAGACGCCGGAGAAGTCCAT GGTGCCTGAGTTCACCTGTCAGGTGGCTGGCTGCTGCCAAGTGTTCGCCGCCCTAGAGGACTACCAGCATCACTATCACATGCTACATGGAAACACCTGCTCCCTCTGCAGCCGTGCCTTCCCCTCGGGGCATTTGTTGGACGTCCACATCCTGGAATGGCATGACTCTCTGTTCCAGATCCTGGCCCAGAGGCAGGATATG TACCAGTGCTTGGTTGAAGGCTGCCCGCAGAAGTTCAGGACCAGCCAGGACCGGAAGGATCACATGGTGAGGCTCCACTTGTACCCTGCGGATTTCCGATTTGATAAGCCCAAGACAAACAGAGG CCCAGCTGTGCCAGCTGCTCCAGACCCACCAGCCAGAGCCCTGAAAGATGACAGTGACGCCATGGATATCTGCTCTGAACCTGCTGCCCCACCTCCCTGCAGGCGGACCTACAGCCACAG AATACCTTCTACTGTCTGTTTTGGCCAGGGTGCAGCCAGAGGCTTTAAAAGcactaagaaaagaaacaaacaccacTGA